From the genome of Paracoccus seriniphilus, one region includes:
- a CDS encoding flagellar biosynthesis protein FlhA: MKAVGAIESKSGKFVDAPLLVTGALIVIVISLVIPLPPGLLDFGIALSIATATLVLVMASLVDKPTDFQAFPVLLLVSLIIRLSLNVSSTRLILTRGHMGTDAAGQVINGFASFVAGGSLLIGLTVFAVISVVNFMVITKGSGRMAEVAARFALDSLPGKQLAIDGDLNAGAIDHQEAKQRRSQEQREISFFGSLDGASKFVKGDAVAGIVITLINLLIGLTVGMIGHDMSLGDAVTTYSHLTIGDGLVSQIPALITSMAAALLLSRGGATDKTSDLLSREFTRTWQPAAVVAATMLLMSFVPGMPRLLFITLAAAMAGAAWYLSDRPENSDDADPEVDVPEVAAPQGKIGDLLDTDDISVEIGAGLVTIALDPARGLGGRIGNLRIHVARHFGLILPEVRITDSDDLPAGDYLIRIQNVVRGRGSLCPGEVLALAPDQLLDQLQGSEVREPVYSSPAKWISREDQDEAATRGATVVTPMEVVSTHLMEVVKANLSSLMTLGALQRQLEELKSLSDPARSERNRRYLDSMIPDKVSPEVLLAILRALLDEQISIRNLPLIIDALSEFRAVESVEAIYEMVRKRLRGQITQQFSDARGRIWAVQLHPAWEAEFVRADAETGRNGGGALPPALTRKLVEAVNKALAGGEPGMTTVVVVPDHRRRMIRAVLGSAGVSAPVLGLEEVDPAADLQLVSAVEFA, encoded by the coding sequence ATGAAAGCTGTTGGCGCGATCGAGTCGAAGTCCGGAAAGTTTGTGGATGCACCCTTGCTGGTCACTGGCGCGCTGATCGTGATCGTGATCTCTCTGGTCATCCCCTTGCCGCCGGGCTTGCTGGATTTCGGAATTGCCTTGTCGATTGCAACGGCGACATTGGTTCTTGTCATGGCCTCGCTGGTGGACAAGCCGACCGATTTCCAGGCATTCCCGGTTCTGTTGCTGGTCAGCCTGATCATCCGGCTTTCGCTGAATGTTTCCTCGACGCGGCTCATTCTGACCCGGGGGCATATGGGAACGGATGCGGCGGGGCAGGTGATCAACGGCTTTGCCAGTTTCGTGGCCGGGGGATCGCTGTTGATCGGGCTGACGGTCTTTGCGGTGATCTCGGTGGTGAATTTCATGGTCATCACAAAGGGATCGGGCCGCATGGCCGAGGTTGCCGCGCGTTTCGCATTGGATTCGTTGCCGGGCAAGCAACTGGCGATCGACGGGGATCTGAATGCCGGCGCGATCGACCATCAAGAGGCCAAGCAGCGGCGCAGTCAGGAGCAACGCGAGATCAGCTTTTTCGGTTCGCTCGACGGGGCATCGAAATTCGTCAAGGGCGATGCTGTCGCCGGGATCGTCATTACCCTGATCAATCTTCTGATCGGGTTGACGGTCGGCATGATCGGGCATGACATGAGTTTGGGCGATGCCGTCACGACCTATTCGCATCTGACCATCGGGGACGGGCTGGTCAGCCAGATTCCGGCGCTGATCACCTCGATGGCGGCCGCGCTGCTGTTGTCGCGCGGGGGCGCCACTGACAAGACGTCTGACCTGTTGTCGCGCGAATTTACCAGAACATGGCAGCCCGCCGCGGTTGTTGCCGCGACCATGTTGCTGATGTCCTTCGTACCGGGAATGCCGCGGCTGCTGTTCATCACTCTGGCGGCGGCCATGGCCGGGGCGGCATGGTATCTTTCCGACCGACCCGAGAACAGCGATGACGCCGATCCAGAGGTCGATGTGCCAGAGGTCGCCGCACCACAGGGCAAGATCGGCGATCTTCTGGATACGGATGATATCAGCGTCGAGATCGGTGCGGGGCTGGTGACAATCGCGCTTGATCCGGCGCGGGGGCTGGGCGGCAGGATCGGCAATCTGCGCATTCATGTGGCGCGGCATTTCGGACTGATACTGCCGGAGGTCCGGATCACGGATAGCGATGACCTGCCGGCGGGCGATTATCTGATCCGGATCCAGAACGTCGTGCGCGGACGCGGCAGCCTGTGCCCGGGCGAGGTTCTTGCCCTGGCACCCGATCAACTGCTGGATCAGCTGCAGGGCAGCGAGGTGCGCGAACCCGTCTATTCCAGCCCCGCCAAATGGATATCGCGAGAGGATCAGGATGAGGCTGCAACGCGAGGGGCAACCGTCGTGACGCCGATGGAGGTGGTCTCTACCCATCTCATGGAGGTGGTAAAGGCCAATCTCTCCTCGCTGATGACTTTGGGCGCGCTGCAGCGTCAGCTTGAGGAACTGAAGTCGTTGTCCGATCCCGCTCGCAGCGAGCGCAACCGCCGCTATCTGGACAGCATGATCCCCGACAAGGTGTCGCCCGAGGTCTTGCTGGCCATCTTGAGGGCATTGCTCGACGAACAGATATCCATTCGCAACCTGCCACTGATCATTGATGCCCTGTCAGAGTTTCGTGCGGTTGAATCGGTTGAAGCGATCTATGAAATGGTTCGCAAACGCTTGCGCGGGCAGATCACGCAGCAGTTTTCGGACGCTCGTGGCAGGATCTGGGCAGTACAGCTGCATCCCGCATGGGAGGCCGAATTCGTGCGTGCGGATGCGGAAACCGGCCGCAATGGTGGCGGGGCACTGCCGCCCGCATTGACCCGCAAGCTGGTCGAGGCGGTGAACAAAGCACTTGCAGGCGGCGAACCCGGAATGACGACCGTGGTGGTCGTGCCTGATCACCGTCGGCGCATGATCAGAGCCGTTCTGGGATCCGCCGGGGTCTCTGCGCCGGTCCTGGGTCTGGAAGAGGTGGACCCGGCTGCCGATCTTCAGCTGGTTTCTGCCGTCGAGTTTGCCTGA
- the bioD gene encoding dethiobiotin synthase — protein MARFVITGTGTDIGKTVLAAGLCGLIGADYWKPVQTGLAHDLPNPMAGGRRQGLSPMDGSRAYLPVAGTDSAEVEHLSGQPVHPEAYLLREPLSPHRAAELNGVEIDPADLTPPDADRLVVEGAGGVLVPVTRDILFADLFAQWQIPVILVATTGLGTISHSLSALESLRARQVPVHGIAFVGEDNPDNLRTICELGRVRLLGRLPFLEQLDRFSLAAAMHEQFDPEDFR, from the coding sequence GTGGCCAGATTTGTGATCACCGGCACCGGAACCGATATCGGCAAGACCGTCCTTGCGGCGGGTCTGTGCGGGTTGATCGGGGCGGACTATTGGAAACCGGTCCAGACCGGACTGGCGCATGATCTGCCCAATCCGATGGCGGGCGGGCGTAGGCAGGGCTTGTCTCCCATGGATGGCAGCCGCGCCTATCTGCCTGTCGCGGGCACCGATTCCGCCGAGGTCGAGCATCTCTCCGGCCAGCCGGTGCATCCCGAAGCCTATCTGCTGCGCGAGCCGCTGTCGCCCCATCGCGCCGCCGAACTGAATGGCGTGGAGATCGACCCGGCCGATCTGACACCCCCGGATGCGGATCGGCTGGTCGTCGAAGGCGCAGGTGGTGTTCTGGTGCCCGTCACCCGCGACATTCTCTTCGCGGATCTCTTCGCGCAATGGCAGATTCCGGTCATTCTGGTGGCCACGACGGGATTGGGCACGATCAGCCACAGCCTTTCGGCGCTGGAAAGTCTGCGTGCGCGTCAGGTGCCGGTCCATGGAATCGCCTTTGTCGGCGAGGACAATCCCGACAATCTGCGAACCATCTGCGAACTGGGCAGGGTCAGGCTGCTGGGACGGCTGCCCTTTCTGGAGCAGTTGGACCGCTTCAGTCTGGCGGCGGCCATGCACGAACAATTCGATCCGGAGGACTTCCGTTGA
- the flhB gene encoding flagellar type III secretion system protein FlhB produces the protein MSEHKDDKSFEPTEQKLRKAREQGDVPRSTEFNTAMMYLGAWLAFAVAAGLAVKQWLALAGRALGAGGWPVGSVFALAGSLWRHAALALVLLILVPCVMIVIGLILQRALILSPGKLAPDINRLNPIKTAGQKFGPSGLVTFGISVAKAALVCVGGWYLFAGLIDRLGASAMAGTRWVTALGEILGRVLLLAVLVSVGFAVLDMVWKRFEHLRKNRMSRKEMEDEHKEAEGDPHLKAARRQRAVDIAMKQMLADVEKADVVIVNPTHYAVALQWQPGSGRAPVCVAKGTDDVAARIRERARKGNVPIWSDPPCARAIHATVDIGSEIRREHFAAVAAAIRFAENMRQKVRAGW, from the coding sequence ATGAGCGAGCACAAGGACGACAAGAGCTTCGAACCGACCGAGCAGAAGCTGCGCAAGGCAAGAGAGCAGGGTGATGTGCCGCGCTCGACCGAGTTCAATACGGCAATGATGTATCTTGGCGCCTGGCTGGCCTTTGCCGTCGCTGCGGGTCTTGCGGTAAAGCAATGGCTGGCCCTGGCCGGTCGCGCGCTGGGGGCAGGGGGGTGGCCTGTCGGATCGGTGTTTGCGCTGGCGGGATCGTTGTGGCGTCATGCGGCGCTTGCCTTGGTCCTGTTGATCCTGGTCCCTTGTGTGATGATCGTGATCGGTCTGATCTTGCAGCGGGCCTTGATCCTTTCGCCCGGGAAACTTGCGCCTGACATCAATCGCCTCAACCCGATCAAGACTGCGGGGCAGAAATTCGGTCCCTCGGGGCTGGTGACATTTGGCATCTCGGTTGCCAAGGCGGCTCTGGTCTGTGTCGGAGGGTGGTATCTCTTCGCAGGTCTGATTGATCGGCTGGGCGCAAGCGCCATGGCAGGAACGCGCTGGGTGACAGCTCTGGGCGAAATCCTGGGGCGGGTGCTGTTGCTGGCTGTGCTGGTCTCGGTCGGCTTCGCGGTGCTGGACATGGTGTGGAAACGGTTTGAACACCTGCGCAAGAACCGCATGAGCCGCAAGGAGATGGAGGATGAACACAAGGAGGCCGAGGGCGACCCGCATCTGAAGGCGGCAAGGCGTCAGCGCGCCGTCGACATTGCGATGAAGCAAATGCTGGCCGATGTGGAAAAGGCCGATGTGGTGATCGTCAATCCCACCCATTATGCCGTTGCGCTGCAGTGGCAACCGGGAAGCGGGCGCGCGCCGGTATGTGTGGCCAAGGGCACGGATGATGTCGCCGCGCGCATTCGTGAGCGGGCCAGAAAGGGTAATGTGCCGATCTGGTCCGATCCGCCCTGCGCGCGCGCCATCCATGCGACCGTCGACATCGGCAGCGAAATCCGGCGCGAACATTTCGCCGCGGTGGCCGCCGCGATACGTTTCGCCGAGAACATGCGTCAGAAGGTGCGTGCAGGATGGTAG
- a CDS encoding 8-amino-7-oxononanoate synthase, with the protein MAPIGTGPEHDRLDFYRKDMAQLSQRGRLRSLSPRAGVDFSSNDYIGLAASDRLKDAIRAALDDGVAVGAAGSRLLRGHTEWQADFEFEAARFFGAEAALGFGGGYMANFALLATLPQREDLLLMDELSHASTHEGARAGRASVQRFRHGDVAHAEDVITNWRRAGNTGAVWIAVESLYSMDGDVAPLRELAALADRHGFLIVDEAHATGVFGPDGRGLTHHLEGRENVLTLHTLGKALGGSGALICGAKCLLDFMVNRSRPFIFATAPSPLMAVAGRAALQILRDEPWRRDLLQDHIACFNDEMARRLPRIQTSGSQIVPLIVGPDAETMALAAQIQARGFDVRGIRPPTVPEGSARLRISLNLNVTRQDIRRLTDTLEELWPDL; encoded by the coding sequence GTGGCCCCCATCGGGACCGGTCCGGAACACGACCGGCTGGATTTCTACCGCAAGGATATGGCGCAATTGTCGCAACGCGGACGGCTGCGCAGCCTGTCGCCGCGGGCCGGTGTGGATTTCTCATCCAATGATTACATCGGACTGGCGGCCAGTGACCGGCTGAAGGATGCCATCCGCGCTGCATTGGACGATGGCGTCGCGGTCGGTGCCGCCGGGTCGCGTCTGCTGCGCGGGCATACCGAATGGCAGGCGGACTTCGAATTCGAGGCTGCGCGGTTTTTCGGAGCCGAGGCTGCGCTGGGGTTCGGCGGCGGCTACATGGCCAATTTCGCGCTGCTTGCAACCTTGCCACAGCGCGAAGACCTGCTGTTGATGGATGAGCTGTCTCATGCCAGCACGCATGAGGGGGCGCGTGCGGGGCGGGCCAGCGTGCAACGCTTTCGACATGGCGATGTCGCGCATGCCGAGGACGTCATCACGAACTGGCGCCGTGCTGGCAATACCGGCGCGGTCTGGATCGCGGTGGAAAGCCTCTACAGCATGGATGGCGATGTCGCGCCGCTGCGGGAACTGGCCGCGCTGGCGGATCGCCACGGTTTCCTGATCGTTGATGAAGCTCATGCAACCGGAGTCTTCGGTCCCGATGGTCGCGGTCTGACGCATCATCTGGAAGGACGCGAGAATGTTCTGACCCTGCACACATTGGGCAAGGCGCTGGGAGGCTCGGGCGCGCTGATCTGTGGCGCGAAATGCCTGCTGGATTTCATGGTCAACCGCAGCCGGCCCTTCATTTTTGCCACCGCGCCGTCGCCCTTGATGGCGGTTGCCGGACGTGCCGCGCTGCAGATCCTGCGCGACGAGCCCTGGCGACGTGACCTGCTGCAGGACCATATCGCCTGTTTCAACGACGAGATGGCCCGCCGCCTGCCGCGGATTCAGACCAGCGGCAGCCAGATCGTCCCCTTGATTGTCGGACCCGATGCAGAGACCATGGCACTTGCCGCGCAGATTCAGGCACGCGGCTTTGATGTGCGGGGCATTCGTCCCCCGACCGTCCCCGAGGGCAGCGCGCGGCTGCGTATTTCGCTGAACCTGAATGTGACCCGGCAGGATATCCGGCGCCTGACGGACACACTGGAGGAGTTGTGGCCAGATTTGTGA
- a CDS encoding flagellar biosynthetic protein FliR — protein MIPFQGWALLIVYLRVQACVIALPGLGESVLPLRVRVAAAMALTPLLAEGIPPGASPEDLAGGLALAASELVIGLAAGMLIRLLALALDMATTAIAATASLSQLVGVQNEAAPHPIGNLLHLGGIAILMALGLPVMLANLLADSFLLWPPGSLPDIDRLAPAAVQVLADSFLLAMMIAAPFTLGGLLFQALSGVISRVMPSLPVVFIGSPGAILLALVALAVLAPMLIGIWADAVLQFTLPRPG, from the coding sequence ATGATCCCGTTTCAGGGCTGGGCGCTGCTGATCGTCTATCTGCGCGTGCAGGCCTGTGTGATCGCCTTGCCCGGGTTGGGGGAAAGCGTTCTGCCGCTGCGAGTTCGTGTGGCCGCGGCGATGGCCCTGACTCCGCTGCTTGCCGAAGGTATCCCTCCAGGTGCTTCACCAGAAGATCTTGCGGGTGGTCTGGCCCTGGCTGCGAGCGAACTGGTGATCGGCCTTGCTGCAGGCATGTTGATCCGTTTGCTGGCGCTTGCCCTGGATATGGCGACGACGGCAATCGCGGCAACCGCCTCACTGTCGCAGCTGGTGGGCGTTCAGAATGAGGCCGCGCCTCATCCGATTGGCAATCTGTTGCATCTGGGGGGCATCGCGATCCTGATGGCACTGGGGTTGCCGGTGATGCTGGCAAACCTTCTGGCCGACAGTTTCCTGCTTTGGCCCCCCGGGTCTCTGCCCGATATCGACCGGCTTGCCCCCGCCGCTGTCCAGGTGCTGGCCGACAGTTTTCTGCTGGCGATGATGATTGCGGCCCCCTTCACGCTGGGTGGTCTGCTGTTCCAGGCACTTTCCGGCGTGATCAGCCGGGTCATGCCGAGCTTGCCCGTCGTCTTCATCGGCTCCCCGGGGGCCATTCTTCTGGCTCTTGTGGCGCTGGCCGTCCTGGCACCGATGCTGATCGGAATCTGGGCAGATGCCGTTCTGCAATTCACCCTGCCGAGGCCCGGATGA
- the bioB gene encoding biotin synthase BioB, which produces MLEASPRPEVATSRKLWTAEEARRLFDLPFMELLFQAQTVHRQNFDPNRVQMSRLLSIKTGGCPEDCSYCSQSARYDSGLSASKLMEVQRVIAEARKARDAGATRYCMGAAWRSPKERDMAQIVAMIEGVKSLGMETCMTLGMLDGDQAKRLKAAGLDYYNHNIDTSEAHYSNVISTRSFADRLETLQNVRDSGIKVCSGGILGLGEATQDRVDMLVTLANLPEPPESVPVNMLIPVEGTPLADAEPVDPIDFIRVIATARIMMPQSHVRLSAGRTEMSDEMQALCFFAGANSIFVGDTLLTKDNPGEDDDMRLFAKLGIQPMKVHEHMPSAEDAPEARRAAARAADPAIPVLR; this is translated from the coding sequence ATGCTTGAAGCCAGCCCGCGCCCCGAAGTTGCGACATCTCGCAAGCTCTGGACGGCAGAGGAGGCAAGACGGCTTTTCGATCTGCCTTTCATGGAGTTGCTGTTTCAGGCCCAGACCGTTCATCGTCAGAATTTCGACCCCAATCGCGTCCAGATGAGCCGCCTGTTGTCGATCAAGACGGGCGGCTGCCCCGAAGATTGTTCCTATTGCAGCCAGTCCGCACGTTATGATTCCGGACTGTCCGCCTCGAAACTGATGGAGGTGCAGCGCGTCATCGCCGAGGCTCGCAAGGCGCGTGATGCCGGTGCGACGCGCTATTGCATGGGCGCGGCATGGCGCAGCCCGAAAGAGCGGGACATGGCCCAGATCGTCGCGATGATCGAAGGCGTCAAATCCCTGGGCATGGAAACCTGCATGACGCTGGGGATGCTGGATGGGGATCAGGCCAAGCGGCTGAAAGCCGCAGGACTGGATTACTACAACCACAATATCGATACCTCGGAAGCGCATTATTCCAACGTGATTTCGACGCGCAGCTTTGCCGATCGGCTGGAGACATTGCAGAATGTTCGCGACAGCGGAATCAAGGTCTGTTCGGGCGGTATTCTGGGGCTGGGTGAAGCCACGCAGGACCGCGTCGACATGCTGGTCACTCTGGCCAATCTGCCCGAACCCCCGGAAAGCGTGCCGGTGAACATGCTGATTCCGGTCGAGGGAACCCCGCTTGCGGATGCCGAGCCCGTCGACCCCATCGATTTCATTCGCGTGATCGCGACGGCGCGGATCATGATGCCGCAAAGCCATGTTCGTCTGTCCGCCGGGCGGACAGAGATGTCGGACGAGATGCAGGCCCTGTGCTTTTTCGCTGGTGCGAATTCGATCTTTGTCGGGGATACCTTGCTGACCAAGGACAATCCCGGTGAAGATGACGACATGCGCCTGTTCGCCAAGCTGGGGATTCAGCCGATGAAGGTTCACGAACATATGCCCTCGGCTGAAGACGCCCCAGAGGCACGACGGGCCGCGGCTCGCGCGGCCGATCCCGCAATTCCGGTGCTGCGCTGA